Proteins from a genomic interval of Thamnophis elegans isolate rThaEle1 chromosome 2, rThaEle1.pri, whole genome shotgun sequence:
- the LOC116503614 gene encoding zinc finger protein 32-like: protein MDEKPFKCLTCGKTFRQKGTLSVHEKIHLGEKPYRCSSCGKNFRTAAVLRVHERIHTGVKPYQCSVCLKSFTDGSNLITHERIHTGVKPYQCARCGKTFCQKSGLMTHERIHTGVNPYKPSADQNHLEGTFDLDAHQKAKL, encoded by the coding sequence ATGGACGAGAAGCCTTTTAAATGCTTGACATGCGGGAAGACTTTCCGTCAGAAGGGAACCCTGAGCGTCCACGAAAAAATCCACTTGGGAGAGAAGCCCTACAGATGTTCCAGCTGTGGGAAGAATTTCCGCACCGCGGCCGTCCTGAGGGTTCACGAAAGGATCCACACTGGGGTGAAACCGTATCAGTGCTCTGTGTGCCTGAAGAGCTTCACCGACGGGTCAAACCTCATCACCCATGAGCGAATTCATACCGGAGTGAAACCATATCAGTGCGCACGCTGTGGGAAGACCTTTTGTCAGAAATCCGGCCTGATGACACATGAACGCATTCATACCGGAGTGAATCCATACAAACCCTCAGCTGATCAGAATCATTTGGAGGGAACATTTGATCTTGATGCCCATCAGAAAGCAAAGCTGTGA